The stretch of DNA GCCCGGCGCGTCGGCCTGGGCGCGGGCGGGTTCCGCCAGCCCCGGCGCCAACAGCATCCACAGGCCCGTTCCAAGAAGCAGGGCGCGCCTGGCCGTCCGGATCCGCATGGTCATGCCCTGGCTCTCCCTTCACGCGTACAACCGCAGGTTACGCCATTGAAAGGACCGGTCAACGGTGAAGCCCGTGCCGCGCCGCCCCCCGGCCGCGCGGGGCCAAACAATTCTGCAACAATCGCCGCCGAACCTTGTCTCCAAGGAAATACCCGAAAGCCGAAGGGAGGTTGGCATGTCTGGAACCGCAAGATGGCTGGGGACGTTCCTGCTGGCTGTCGGGCTGGCGACCATGTCCCAGGCGCAGGACATGCGCCTTTTCTCGATCGGCACCGGCGGCACCGGTGCCACCTATTATCCGCTGGGCGGGACCATCGCCAACGCGATTTCCAATCCCCCCGGCTCGCGCCCCTGCGACGAAGGGGGAAGCTGCGGCGTCGACGGGCTGATCGCCATGGCGCAAAGCTCCAAGGGATCGGTGGACAATATCGAGGGGATTGTCGCGGGACGCTTCGATTCCGGCTTCTCGCAATCGGACGTCGCCTACTGGGCCTATACCGGCACCGGCCTGTTCGAGGGGTCGCCCCCCGTCGAAAGCCTTCGGGTCATCTCTGCGCTTTACCCCGAGCATATCCAGCTGATCGCCCGCAGCGCGGCCGGGATCCGCGATGTCGCGGGGCTGCGCGGCAAGCGCGTGTCGCTCGATGAGCGGGGCTCGGGAAGTTACGCGAACGCGTTGCAGATCCTGGGCTTCTTTGGCCTGAGCGAGGCGGATCTGGATGCGCGCTACCTGAAATCCGTGCCAGCCGCCGAAGCGATCATCGCCGGCGAGATTGATGCTTTCTTCATCACCGCGGGCTATCCCACGAATGCCATCATCGAACTGGCCGAGCGCGCGGAAATCACTCTGGTCCCCATCGCCGGGCCCGAAGCCGAGGCGGTGATGGCAGCCCATCCGTTCTACAGCAGCGACCGGATCCCGGCCGGCACCTATGCCGGCATCGCCGAGACCGAGACGCTGGCGGTGGGCGCGCAGTGGATCACGACCGCCGCCATGGACGAGGCGCTGGTCTACGACATCGTCAGCGCGTTGTGGAACGAGCGCAGCCGGACGCTGCTGGACGTGGGGCATGCCAAGGGCGTGTCGGTGACGCTTGAAACGGCGCTGGAGGGGGTCGCCGTGCCGCTGCATCCCGGAGCGGAGCGCTACTACCGCGAAGCCGGGCTGATCCGCTGAGCGTGATGGGCACCGGCTCGATGTCCGCGCCGCAAGTGGCGCTGCCGGATCTGACGCACTCCGGCGGGTTGCGGCGGCGGCTGATGGCGGCCTTCGTGGGGCTGAGCACGCTGGTCGTGATCGCCGCGGCAATCGCCGTCCTGTCGCTGTGGATGAACCGGCAGGAACACGGCCGCATCTCGCGCCAGTCGATCCCGATCGCGACCACCGCGCTCGATCTGACGCGCGTGGCGCAGGGCATCGTGGACACGGTGCCCGAACTGGTCGCGGCCGATACGGTTCCGGCGCAGACCGCGCTGACCGGGCAGCTGGAAAGCCGCGTGACCCGGCTGGACGCGCTGCTGGAGGAGATGCGCAACTACGAGGTCGATCCGCAGAGCGCCGCCTCGATCGAGCGGGCGGCCTCGCTGTTCGGGGGCAACATCGCGGCGATCAACCGGCTGGTCAGCGCGCGGATTGCCACGCGCACGGCCTTTGACGATCAGCTTGCTGTCGCGCTGGGCGCGATCGATGCGATCCTGGGGATCATCGAGGAAACCACCGCCGACCGGCGCGAGGGGCTTGCCCGTGCCCTTGAGGCGGATCCCACCATCATCGCGCAGCGGCTGCGGCTTCTGCATGCCCGCGCGCAGGCCCGCGAGCTGGCGCTGGTGCTTCAGTCCCTGCGCGAACGCGACGCCGCGCAGGGCATCGAGGCGGCCACCACGGCGCTGGAGGCGATCCGGGCCGTCCGCGAAGATGTGCCCGCGGCCGACCGCGAGGCGCTGGCCGGGCATCTCGAACGTCTCGAGGAGGTCGTGGTCGGCGCGCGCAGCCTGTCCCGGCAGCGCAGCTTCGAGCTTCAGCTCGATGCGGCATCGGCGCAGGCGCTGACCGAGAACGACGACCTGGCCGAGCGGTTCGCAGGCGCGGTCAACCGGATGATCCAGGCCGCGAAGGAAGATGTCGCGCTTGCCAACCAGCGCGCGGACCGGGTGCAGCTGACGGCTTTCTGGATGCTGTCGCTGGTCGTGGCCGCCACGTTGCTGTCGTCCTTCCTGATCGTGCGCTACTACGTCTATCGCAACATCCTCGCGCGGCTGACGGCGCTGACCTCGTCTATGATGGCGATTGCCGGCGGCAACCTGTCCGCCCGGATCCCGGAGCCGACGCGCGACGAGCTGGGCGCGATGGCGGCTGCCCTGCGGGTGTTTCGCGACACCGCGGTGGATGTGCGCGACTCCAACCTGCGCGAGATCCAGGAGACCCGGAGCCGGCTCTACCACGCGATCGAGAACATCCAGGAAGGATTTGCGCTGTTCGATGCCGACGACCGGCTGACCCTGTCGAACGCGCAGTTCGGACGGCTTCTGCTGGGCGAGGCGGGGCGCGCCAGGGGGGGCGAGGGGTACGACGCCATCATGGAACGGATGGTCACCTGCCTGGCGCTTCCGCGCGAGGACGGGCTGGCCTGGGGTGACGTGATCCATGCCCATCACGCCGCACCCGAGGGCACGCAGATCATAGCCCTTTCGGGCGAGCGCTGGATCGGTGCCACGGAACGCCGGACCGACGACGGCGGGACCGTCATGGTCGTGACCGACCTTACCGCGATCAAGCGCCACGAGAATGAGCTCGATACGCTGGTCGCGCAGTTGCAGAAGGCGAGCGCCGCGAAATCGAGCTTCATCGCCAATGTCAGCCACGAACTGCGCACGCCGCTGACGGCCGTGCTGGGCTTTGCGCAGATCGTGCAGAGCCGGCTCGAGAACGTGCTTCTGCCGAAGATCCCAGCCGACGACCCCGCCACGGTCCGGGCGATCGGGCAGGTGCGCGACAACATCGGCATCATGATCCAGGAAGGCCAGCGCCTGACCAAGATGATCAACGACATCCTCGACCTGGAAAAGATCGAGGCGGGGCAGATGGTCTGGGATATCGAGCCGCTCGACATGGGCTCGGTGATCCGGCAGGCGGCGGCGGCGACCAACAGCCTCTATTCCGCGAAGGGGCTGGAGTTCCATGTCAGCATCGCCCCGGACCTGCCGCCCGTGGCGGGGGATCGCGACCGGCTGGTGCAGGTGGTCATCAATCTGATTTCCAACGCGGTGAAGTTCACCGCGCGCGGGCATGTGGCCTGTTCCGCCATGCCCGGCGACGGCCCCTTCGTGTCGGTCAGCGTCAGCGACACCGGCATCGGCATCTCGCCCGCCGACCAGCTGGAGGTCTTCGACAAGTTCCGCCAGGTCGGCGACACCCTGACCGAGAAGCCCACCGGCACCGGGCTGGGCCTGCCGATCTGCCGCGAGATCGTCGAGCATCTGGGCGGCACGATCACGGTCGAAAGCATGCCCGGCTTTGGCAGCACCTTCACCTTCCAGCTGCCCGTGGCCAGGGCCGGCGCGTCAGCCATCGAAAAGGACAGGAGGATCCATGGATCGGAAAATCGTGATCGCCGAGGATGAGGCCTATCTGCGGCTTCTTATCCAGCAGTCCATCGAGGAACTGGAGGACGAGGGAGTCGAGATCTTCGTCGCCCAGGACGGGCCCGGCGCGCTTGCCCTGATCGAGCGCGAGGCGCCGCAGCTGATCCTGCTCGACGTGATGATGCCGGGGATGAACGGCTTCGAGGTCTGCGAGCGCGTGCGCGCCAATCGCGATCTGCCGCAGCCCTACATCATCCTGCTGACGGCGAAGGGCCAGGAATACGACAAGATCCGCGGCACCGAGGCCGGTGCGGACCGCTACATGACCAAGCCCTTCAACCCCGACGACCTGCTCGACGCCGCGCGCGCCGTCGTCTGTTGAGGTGCCCATGGCCGACGACCTGAACACCAGCCTTTCGGGCAATGGCCCGCGGGACCGCACGCTGCGCCGCCTGCTGCGCAAGCCGGAGCTGGAGCGCTATGTGCTGCCGCTGCTGGAGCAGGCCTTTCCGCCGCGCGCGGTGACCGACCTGGAAGGCGAGATCCTGGCCGGCCGTGCAGAGGCCCGCGACGGGCAATCGGCCCGTATCCAGGTCGGGGACGAGGTCATCGGCTATGCCTGGGGCGACCGGGCCGGGGATATCGCGCGGGCCTTCGGCGCGCTGGCCGTGCAGGACCGGGAGATCCGCGCGCTGGGCCGCGAGTCGCTGGCCAAGTATCGCGAGATCACGATGCTTTATGCGCTGGCCGAAAAGATCATCGGCGCGCCCGATCCGACCCGGATCGCGACCATCGTCTGCGAGCAGGCGCTGCGTTTCCTGCATTGCGACAGCGCGGCGCTGATGCTTCTGAGTGCCGAGACAGGCCGGCTGGAGATCGTGGCCAACCAGGGTGCGCCCTTTCACAGCCGCGCCACGCGGGAGCTTGGCAGCGACGTGATCGCCGATGTCCTGACCTCGGGCGTGGGCGAGATCGTCAACGACGTGGCCGCCGACAGCCGCACGCTGGCAGCCGACAATCACCTGTCCTCGGTCGTCCTGTCGGCCTTGCGCACCAATGACAAGACCTTCGGCGTCCTGGTCGCGGGCAGCGAGAAGGAACGGCATTTCAACGCAAGCGACCTCCAGGTGCTGAACGCCATCGGCGCCCATGCCGCGGCAGCGATCGAGGTGGACCGGCTGAACCGCGACCTGGCCGAAACCGTGCGCAAGCCCCCCGACCTGATCTACGGCGTGAACGAGGTGCCGCCCCCGGGGGTCTGCCTGCTGCTGGCGGCCCAGCACGCGTTCCTTGCCATCCTGTCGCTCGCCTATCCGATCCTGATCGTCCAGGAGGCGGGCGGCGACCGGGCGATGGCGGCGGCCGCGGTCAGCATGACGTTGATCGCCATGGCGGTCGGCACCGTCGCGCAGTCCATGGGCAGCGGCATCGTGGGTTCCGGCCAGTTTGCGCCCTATGTCTCGTCCGGCATCTACATCGCCCCGGCGCTTCAGGCCGCCCGGATGGGCGGGATCGGCATGGTGATGACCATGACCATGCTGTCGGGCCTGTTCTCGCTGCTGCTGTCGCGTTTCCTGCGGCGGTATCGCTGGCTGTTCCCGCCCGAGGTTTCGGGCGTCGTCGTGATGATGGTGGGCCTGTCCATCGTCCCGGTCGCCTTGCCGCGTTTTCTTGGCCTCGGCTCGGGCGACGAGGTCACGACCGCCCCCGAGATCGTGGTCGGCGTGTTCACCCTTGGAATGATCGTGCTGCTGAGCATCGCCCCCTTCGGGCGGATCAGGCTCTATTCCACCGCGGTCGGCTTCGTGCTCGGCTATGCGCTGGCCGCGTTCCTGGGGCTTTTCGATGCGACCATACTGTCGGCGGTGGGGGACCTGCCGCTCGTCGGGCTGAGCCTGGTGAGCTATGAGCGGCTCAGCTTCGACGTGGCGCTGCTTCTGCCCTTCGCGGTCGCGACGGTGGCCTCGAACATCAGCGATGCGGGCCTCATCATCAGCAGCCAGAAGACCAACAATGCGGGCTGGACGCGGGCCGACACGCGTTCGCTTTCGGGCGGGATCGTGGCGACCGGCGTC from Halovulum dunhuangense encodes:
- a CDS encoding TAXI family TRAP transporter solute-binding subunit, yielding MSGTARWLGTFLLAVGLATMSQAQDMRLFSIGTGGTGATYYPLGGTIANAISNPPGSRPCDEGGSCGVDGLIAMAQSSKGSVDNIEGIVAGRFDSGFSQSDVAYWAYTGTGLFEGSPPVESLRVISALYPEHIQLIARSAAGIRDVAGLRGKRVSLDERGSGSYANALQILGFFGLSEADLDARYLKSVPAAEAIIAGEIDAFFITAGYPTNAIIELAERAEITLVPIAGPEAEAVMAAHPFYSSDRIPAGTYAGIAETETLAVGAQWITTAAMDEALVYDIVSALWNERSRTLLDVGHAKGVSVTLETALEGVAVPLHPGAERYYREAGLIR
- a CDS encoding ATP-binding protein, which produces MSAPQVALPDLTHSGGLRRRLMAAFVGLSTLVVIAAAIAVLSLWMNRQEHGRISRQSIPIATTALDLTRVAQGIVDTVPELVAADTVPAQTALTGQLESRVTRLDALLEEMRNYEVDPQSAASIERAASLFGGNIAAINRLVSARIATRTAFDDQLAVALGAIDAILGIIEETTADRREGLARALEADPTIIAQRLRLLHARAQARELALVLQSLRERDAAQGIEAATTALEAIRAVREDVPAADREALAGHLERLEEVVVGARSLSRQRSFELQLDAASAQALTENDDLAERFAGAVNRMIQAAKEDVALANQRADRVQLTAFWMLSLVVAATLLSSFLIVRYYVYRNILARLTALTSSMMAIAGGNLSARIPEPTRDELGAMAAALRVFRDTAVDVRDSNLREIQETRSRLYHAIENIQEGFALFDADDRLTLSNAQFGRLLLGEAGRARGGEGYDAIMERMVTCLALPREDGLAWGDVIHAHHAAPEGTQIIALSGERWIGATERRTDDGGTVMVVTDLTAIKRHENELDTLVAQLQKASAAKSSFIANVSHELRTPLTAVLGFAQIVQSRLENVLLPKIPADDPATVRAIGQVRDNIGIMIQEGQRLTKMINDILDLEKIEAGQMVWDIEPLDMGSVIRQAAAATNSLYSAKGLEFHVSIAPDLPPVAGDRDRLVQVVINLISNAVKFTARGHVACSAMPGDGPFVSVSVSDTGIGISPADQLEVFDKFRQVGDTLTEKPTGTGLGLPICREIVEHLGGTITVESMPGFGSTFTFQLPVARAGASAIEKDRRIHGSENRDRRG
- a CDS encoding response regulator transcription factor, with the translated sequence MDRKIVIAEDEAYLRLLIQQSIEELEDEGVEIFVAQDGPGALALIEREAPQLILLDVMMPGMNGFEVCERVRANRDLPQPYIILLTAKGQEYDKIRGTEAGADRYMTKPFNPDDLLDAARAVVC
- a CDS encoding solute carrier family 23 protein, translating into MADDLNTSLSGNGPRDRTLRRLLRKPELERYVLPLLEQAFPPRAVTDLEGEILAGRAEARDGQSARIQVGDEVIGYAWGDRAGDIARAFGALAVQDREIRALGRESLAKYREITMLYALAEKIIGAPDPTRIATIVCEQALRFLHCDSAALMLLSAETGRLEIVANQGAPFHSRATRELGSDVIADVLTSGVGEIVNDVAADSRTLAADNHLSSVVLSALRTNDKTFGVLVAGSEKERHFNASDLQVLNAIGAHAAAAIEVDRLNRDLAETVRKPPDLIYGVNEVPPPGVCLLLAAQHAFLAILSLAYPILIVQEAGGDRAMAAAAVSMTLIAMAVGTVAQSMGSGIVGSGQFAPYVSSGIYIAPALQAARMGGIGMVMTMTMLSGLFSLLLSRFLRRYRWLFPPEVSGVVVMMVGLSIVPVALPRFLGLGSGDEVTTAPEIVVGVFTLGMIVLLSIAPFGRIRLYSTAVGFVLGYALAAFLGLFDATILSAVGDLPLVGLSLVSYERLSFDVALLLPFAVATVASNISDAGLIISSQKTNNAGWTRADTRSLSGGIVATGVSNVVSGALGGAGTNLSGGNISLAAATGATSRRIGLYLAGIFLFMALVPKLTALLALVPSPVLGAGLLYLASHLISSGVSLIASRMLDARRNFVVGIPLLAGVGLIAYSDMLVDAPAWLGMLASSPLALATLLALGLNILLNAGVANHATTRLTLDENLSEHVTRFVSRQGASWGARGEVVRRAAPAITEWCEELHQTLGSDKAALDLHFDDFRLTATIRDPKDPEPRPREIDTEQAAIDRTARAIARRYGCGVRLNTVREIVFDFEH